In Camelina sativa cultivar DH55 chromosome 16, Cs, whole genome shotgun sequence, a single window of DNA contains:
- the LOC104752455 gene encoding ATPase 9, plasma membrane-type isoform X3 — protein MWNPLSWVMELAAIMAIALANGGGRPPDWQDFVGITVLLIINSTISFIEENNAGNAAAALMAGLAPKTKLLRDGKWNEQEAAILVPGDIISIKLGDIIPADGRLLDGDPLKVDQSALTGESLPVTKNPGQEVYSGSTCKQGEIEAVVIATGVHTFFGKAAHLVDSTNQEGHFQKVLTAIGNFCICSIGIGMIIEIVVMYPIQHRAYRDGIDNLLVLLIGGIPIAMPTVLSVTMAIGSHRLSQQGAITKRMTAIEEMAGMDVLCSDKTGTLTLNKLTVDKSMVEVFVKDLDKDQLLVNAARASRVENQDAIDACIVGMLGDPREAREGITEVHFFPFNPVDKRTAITYIDANGNWHRVSKGAPEQIIELCNLREDAKKRAHDIIDKFADRGLRSLAVGRQTVSEKDKNSPGEPWQFLGLLPLFDPPRHDSAETIRRALDLGVNVKMITGDQLAIGKETGRRLGMGTNMYPSSALLGQEKDESISSLPVDELIEMADGFAGVFPEHKYEIVKRLQEMKHICGMTGDGVNDAPALKRADIGIAVADATDAARSASDIVLTEPGLSVIVSAVLTSRAIFQRMKNYTIYAVSITIRVVMGFLLLALIWKFDFSPFMVLVIAILNDGTIMTIAKDRVKPSPLPDSWKLKEIFATGVVLGTYLAVMTVVFFWAAESTDFFSAKFGVRPISGNPHELTSAIYLQVSIISQALIFVTRSRSWSYVERPGFWLIFAFLIAQLIATLIAVYANWDFARIRGTGWGWAGVIWLYTIITYIPLDILKFIIRYSLSGRAWDNVIENKTAFTSKKDYGKGEREAQWAQAQRTLHGLQPAHQSSDMFNDKSTYRELSEIADQAKRRAEVARLRERHTLKGHVESVVKQKGLDIEAIQQHYTL, from the exons ATGTGGAACCCTCTCTCATGGGTCATGGAGTTGGCTGCTATTATGGCCATCGCCCTGGCCAACGGAGGA GGAAGGCCACCGGATTGGCAAGATTTCGTGGGTATCACGGTTCTTCTAATCATCAACTCTACGATTAGTTTCATTGAAGAAAACAACGCCGGAAATGCTGCTGCCGCTTTGATGGCCGGTCTAGCTCCCAAAACCAAA CTTCTGCGAGATGGGAAATGGAACGAGCAAGAGGCAGCTATATTGGTTCCCGGAGACATTATCAGCATCAAATTGGGTGACATTATTCCAGCAGATGGTCGTCTCTTGGACGGTGATCCTCTCAAGGTTGATCAATCTGCTCTCACTGGTGAGTCTTTACCAGTAACCAAGAATCCTGGCCAAGAAGTCTACTCAGGCTCCACCTGCAAGCAAGGAGAGATAGAAGCTGTTGTGATCGCTACGGGTGTTCATACTTTCTTCGGCAAAGCTGCTCATCTTGTTGACAGCACAAACCAAGAAGGCCATTTCCAGAAAGTGTTGACTGCGATTGGTAACTTCTGCATCTGCTCGATCGGGATAG GTATGATCATCGAGATTGTTGTGATGTATCCTATTCAGCACCGTGCGTATAGAGATGGAATCGACAACCTTCTGGTGCTTCTCATTGGAGGAATCCCTATTGCAATGCCGACTGTTTTGTCTGTCACCATGGCCATTGGATCTCACCGTCTCTCCCAGCAAGGAGCTATCACTAAGAGAATGACAGCAATTGAAGAAATGGCTGGAATGGATGTTTTATGTAGTGACAAGACTGGAACTCTTACACTCAACAAGCTTACGGTTGACAAGAGCATGGTTGAGGTTTTTGTCAAAGACTTGGACAAGGATCAGCTTCTTGTGAATGCAGCAAGAGCCTCTAGAGTTGAAAACCAAGATGCTATTGATGCTTGCATTGTAGGAATGCTTGGAGATCCCAGAGAAGCAAGAGAGGGCATCACTGAAGTCCATTTCTTTCCGTTTAACCCCGTGGATAAGCGCACTGCTATCACTTACATTGACGCTAATGGAAACTGGCACCGTGTCAGCAAAGGCGCACCAGAACAA ATCATTGAGCTCTGTAACCTTCGGGAGGATGCAAAGAAGAGAGCTCATGACATCATTGACAAGTTTGCTGACAGAGGACTTCGTTCTCTTGCTGTTGGCAGACAG ACTGTCTCTGAGAAAGACAAGAACAGCCCTGGAGAGCCATGGCAGTTTCTTGGTCTGTTACCTCTCTTTGACCCTCCAAGACATGACAGTGCAGAGACAATCAGGCGTGCCCTTGATCTCGGAGTTAATGTCAAGATGATCACTGGTGACCAGCTCGCCATTGGTAAGGAAACTGGTCGTAGGCTTGGTATGGGTACCAACATGTATCCTTCTTCTGCTCTACTTGGGCAGGAGAAGGATGAATCGATATCTAGCCTTCCTGTTGATGAACTCATCGAGATGGCTGATGGATTCGCCGGTGTCTTCCCTG AACACAAGTATGAGATTGTTAAGAGGCTCCAGGAGATGAAGCACATTTGTGGCATGACTGGTGATGGGGTGAACGATGCCCCGGCTCTCAAGAGAGCTGACATTGGAATAGCTGTCGCTGACGCGACTGATGCAGCGAGAAGTGCATCTGACATTGTACTAACCGAGCCAGGTCTCAGTGTCATAGTTAGTGCTGTCTTAACGAGCAGAGCCATCTTCCAGAGAATGAAGAACTACACAATCTATGCAGTTTCCATCACAATCCGAGTAGTCATGGGATTTCTGCTTCTGGCACTCATATGGAAGTTCGACTTCTCACCATTCATGGTGTTGGTAATCGCAATCCTGAATGATGGTACTATCATGACGATAGCAAAGGACAGAGTAAAGCCTTCTCCACTTCCTGATTCATGGAAGCTCAAAGAGATATTTGCCACCGGCGTTGTTCTTGGCACTTACCTAGCAGTCATGACAGTCGTTTTCTTCTGGGCTGCAGAGAGCACTGACTTCTTCTCG GCAAAGTTTGGGGTGAGACCTATCAGTGGCAATCCGCACGAGCTCACATCAGCTATTTACCTCCAAGTTAGTATCATTAGTCAGGCGCTTATCTTTGTCACAAGGTCACGTAGCTGGTCATATGTTGAACGTCCTGGCTTCTGGTTGATCTTTGCCTTTTTAATAGCTCAGCTG ATTGCTACTCTCATAGCCGTGTACGCAAACTGGGATTTTGCAAGAATCAGAGGTACTGGGTGGGGATGGGCAGGAGTTATCTGGCTCTACACTATAATTACTTACATCCCATTGGATATCCTCAAGTTCATCATCAGATATTCACTAAGTGGTAGAGCTTGGGATAATGTCATTGAGAACAAG ACGGCTTTCACGTCAAAGAAAGACTACGGAAAAGGAGAGAGGGAAGCACAATGGGCACAAGCTCAACGTACCCTTCACGGATTGCAGCCTGCTCATCAAAGCTCAGACATGTTCAACGACAAGAGCACTTACAGAGAACTTTCAGAGATTGCAGATCAGGCCAAGAGACGGGCTGAAGTCGCAAG GTTAAGAGAGCGTCATACCTTGAAAGGTCACGTGGAATCAGTAGTGAAGCAGAAGGGACTTGACATCGAGGCTATCCAGCAACACTACACCCTGTGA
- the LOC104752455 gene encoding ATPase 9, plasma membrane-type isoform X2: MWNPLSWVMELAAIMAIALANGGVYHLTLYYLTSSLIFPSFFAVCTHLGSSIFLNFVKFLLQGRPPDWQDFVGITVLLIINSTISFIEENNAGNAAAALMAGLAPKTKLLRDGKWNEQEAAILVPGDIISIKLGDIIPADGRLLDGDPLKVDQSALTGESLPVTKNPGQEVYSGSTCKQGEIEAVVIATGVHTFFGKAAHLVDSTNQEGHFQKVLTAIGNFCICSIGIGMIIEIVVMYPIQHRAYRDGIDNLLVLLIGGIPIAMPTVLSVTMAIGSHRLSQQGAITKRMTAIEEMAGMDVLCSDKTGTLTLNKLTVDKSMVEVFVKDLDKDQLLVNAARASRVENQDAIDACIVGMLGDPREAREGITEVHFFPFNPVDKRTAITYIDANGNWHRVSKGAPEQIIELCNLREDAKKRAHDIIDKFADRGLRSLAVGRQTVSEKDKNSPGEPWQFLGLLPLFDPPRHDSAETIRRALDLGVNVKMITGDQLAIGKETGRRLGMGTNMYPSSALLGQEKDESISSLPVDELIEMADGFAGVFPEHKYEIVKRLQEMKHICGMTGDGVNDAPALKRADIGIAVADATDAARSASDIVLTEPGLSVIVSAVLTSRAIFQRMKNYTIYAVSITIRVVMGFLLLALIWKFDFSPFMVLVIAILNDGTIMTIAKDRVKPSPLPDSWKLKEIFATGVVLGTYLAVMTVVFFWAAESTDFFSAKFGVRPISGNPHELTSAIYLQVSIISQALIFVTRSRSWSYVERPGFWLIFAFLIAQLIATLIAVYANWDFARIRGTGWGWAGVIWLYTIITYIPLDILKFIIRYSLSGRAWDNVIENKTAFTSKKDYGKGEREAQWAQAQRTLHGLQPAHQSSDMFNDKSTYRELSEIADQAKRRAEVARQRSS, encoded by the exons ATGTGGAACCCTCTCTCATGGGTCATGGAGTTGGCTGCTATTATGGCCATCGCCCTGGCCAACGGAGGAGTATATCACCTTACCTTATATTACCTTACTTCCTCTCTTatttttccttccttctttgcAGTTTGCACACACTTGGGATCATCCATCTTTCTAAACTTTGTAAAATTCCTTCTGCAGGGAAGGCCACCGGATTGGCAAGATTTCGTGGGTATCACGGTTCTTCTAATCATCAACTCTACGATTAGTTTCATTGAAGAAAACAACGCCGGAAATGCTGCTGCCGCTTTGATGGCCGGTCTAGCTCCCAAAACCAAA CTTCTGCGAGATGGGAAATGGAACGAGCAAGAGGCAGCTATATTGGTTCCCGGAGACATTATCAGCATCAAATTGGGTGACATTATTCCAGCAGATGGTCGTCTCTTGGACGGTGATCCTCTCAAGGTTGATCAATCTGCTCTCACTGGTGAGTCTTTACCAGTAACCAAGAATCCTGGCCAAGAAGTCTACTCAGGCTCCACCTGCAAGCAAGGAGAGATAGAAGCTGTTGTGATCGCTACGGGTGTTCATACTTTCTTCGGCAAAGCTGCTCATCTTGTTGACAGCACAAACCAAGAAGGCCATTTCCAGAAAGTGTTGACTGCGATTGGTAACTTCTGCATCTGCTCGATCGGGATAG GTATGATCATCGAGATTGTTGTGATGTATCCTATTCAGCACCGTGCGTATAGAGATGGAATCGACAACCTTCTGGTGCTTCTCATTGGAGGAATCCCTATTGCAATGCCGACTGTTTTGTCTGTCACCATGGCCATTGGATCTCACCGTCTCTCCCAGCAAGGAGCTATCACTAAGAGAATGACAGCAATTGAAGAAATGGCTGGAATGGATGTTTTATGTAGTGACAAGACTGGAACTCTTACACTCAACAAGCTTACGGTTGACAAGAGCATGGTTGAGGTTTTTGTCAAAGACTTGGACAAGGATCAGCTTCTTGTGAATGCAGCAAGAGCCTCTAGAGTTGAAAACCAAGATGCTATTGATGCTTGCATTGTAGGAATGCTTGGAGATCCCAGAGAAGCAAGAGAGGGCATCACTGAAGTCCATTTCTTTCCGTTTAACCCCGTGGATAAGCGCACTGCTATCACTTACATTGACGCTAATGGAAACTGGCACCGTGTCAGCAAAGGCGCACCAGAACAA ATCATTGAGCTCTGTAACCTTCGGGAGGATGCAAAGAAGAGAGCTCATGACATCATTGACAAGTTTGCTGACAGAGGACTTCGTTCTCTTGCTGTTGGCAGACAG ACTGTCTCTGAGAAAGACAAGAACAGCCCTGGAGAGCCATGGCAGTTTCTTGGTCTGTTACCTCTCTTTGACCCTCCAAGACATGACAGTGCAGAGACAATCAGGCGTGCCCTTGATCTCGGAGTTAATGTCAAGATGATCACTGGTGACCAGCTCGCCATTGGTAAGGAAACTGGTCGTAGGCTTGGTATGGGTACCAACATGTATCCTTCTTCTGCTCTACTTGGGCAGGAGAAGGATGAATCGATATCTAGCCTTCCTGTTGATGAACTCATCGAGATGGCTGATGGATTCGCCGGTGTCTTCCCTG AACACAAGTATGAGATTGTTAAGAGGCTCCAGGAGATGAAGCACATTTGTGGCATGACTGGTGATGGGGTGAACGATGCCCCGGCTCTCAAGAGAGCTGACATTGGAATAGCTGTCGCTGACGCGACTGATGCAGCGAGAAGTGCATCTGACATTGTACTAACCGAGCCAGGTCTCAGTGTCATAGTTAGTGCTGTCTTAACGAGCAGAGCCATCTTCCAGAGAATGAAGAACTACACAATCTATGCAGTTTCCATCACAATCCGAGTAGTCATGGGATTTCTGCTTCTGGCACTCATATGGAAGTTCGACTTCTCACCATTCATGGTGTTGGTAATCGCAATCCTGAATGATGGTACTATCATGACGATAGCAAAGGACAGAGTAAAGCCTTCTCCACTTCCTGATTCATGGAAGCTCAAAGAGATATTTGCCACCGGCGTTGTTCTTGGCACTTACCTAGCAGTCATGACAGTCGTTTTCTTCTGGGCTGCAGAGAGCACTGACTTCTTCTCG GCAAAGTTTGGGGTGAGACCTATCAGTGGCAATCCGCACGAGCTCACATCAGCTATTTACCTCCAAGTTAGTATCATTAGTCAGGCGCTTATCTTTGTCACAAGGTCACGTAGCTGGTCATATGTTGAACGTCCTGGCTTCTGGTTGATCTTTGCCTTTTTAATAGCTCAGCTG ATTGCTACTCTCATAGCCGTGTACGCAAACTGGGATTTTGCAAGAATCAGAGGTACTGGGTGGGGATGGGCAGGAGTTATCTGGCTCTACACTATAATTACTTACATCCCATTGGATATCCTCAAGTTCATCATCAGATATTCACTAAGTGGTAGAGCTTGGGATAATGTCATTGAGAACAAG ACGGCTTTCACGTCAAAGAAAGACTACGGAAAAGGAGAGAGGGAAGCACAATGGGCACAAGCTCAACGTACCCTTCACGGATTGCAGCCTGCTCATCAAAGCTCAGACATGTTCAACGACAAGAGCACTTACAGAGAACTTTCAGAGATTGCAGATCAGGCCAAGAGACGGGCTGAAGTCGCAAGGCAACGCTCAA GTTAA